Proteins encoded by one window of Inmirania thermothiophila:
- a CDS encoding ATP-binding cassette domain-containing protein, with protein sequence MSLPALLGGGRWRLLAGLAVSGAAQAAASLAMALAVREAFAGPGWRAAGAVAAAALGLGLMRAWERVGAERLGQAYVVAAREGLFRHLVHLAPAARARPSRGGVVLRLVHDLGAVRLWLTQGLARLVVAGMVVAGALAAMGLHSPRLALAVGAVLVAGGALQWRLGPGLRRATRAARRARARLATEVGERAAALAVIQAFGQWRRERARVRRRSRDLAAAMVRRARHAGALRGTAEVTAGLAWAALVLVGGAEMAAGRLAAGDLVAGLTLAALLAPRVRELGRVHEYWQGARVARERLEAFLALPARAPGRGRALPAGGGRVRFEGVRVGTALAPLEADVAPGRVVALVGPNGAGKSTLIGLVNGMAAPDAGRVLLDGVDVAEVAPRALRAAVSVLAPDLPLLRGTVRRNVLYRAPAVGEGAYRRLAARVGLAAAGRDGARRVGEGGRGLSAGERQRAALARALAGGCRVLLLDEPEGGLDAEGIEAVAALLRERPCTVLLATHRRELAALADEVWLLEAGRVVARGRPAEVLAAAGRWTPRPVVAGAQG encoded by the coding sequence GTGAGCCTGCCCGCCCTTCTCGGCGGGGGCCGCTGGCGGCTGCTCGCCGGCCTCGCCGTCAGCGGCGCGGCGCAGGCCGCGGCCTCGCTGGCGATGGCGCTGGCCGTGCGCGAGGCGTTCGCCGGTCCCGGCTGGAGGGCGGCCGGCGCCGTCGCCGCGGCCGCCCTCGGGCTGGGCCTGATGCGCGCGTGGGAGCGCGTGGGCGCCGAGCGCCTCGGCCAGGCCTACGTGGTCGCGGCCCGCGAGGGGCTCTTCCGCCACCTCGTCCACCTAGCCCCGGCGGCGCGGGCGCGGCCGAGCCGCGGCGGCGTGGTGCTGCGCCTGGTGCACGACCTGGGCGCCGTCCGCCTGTGGCTGACGCAGGGGCTCGCGCGGCTGGTGGTGGCGGGGATGGTGGTCGCCGGGGCGCTGGCGGCGATGGGCCTGCACAGCCCCCGCCTGGCCCTGGCGGTGGGCGCGGTGCTGGTTGCGGGGGGCGCCCTGCAGTGGCGGTTGGGTCCGGGGCTTCGGCGCGCGACCCGCGCGGCGAGGCGGGCGCGGGCGCGGCTTGCCACCGAGGTGGGGGAGCGGGCGGCGGCGCTCGCGGTGATCCAGGCCTTCGGCCAGTGGCGGCGCGAGCGGGCGCGGGTGCGCCGGCGCAGCCGCGATCTCGCTGCGGCGATGGTGAGGCGGGCGCGACACGCGGGGGCGCTGCGCGGGACGGCGGAGGTGACCGCGGGCCTCGCCTGGGCGGCGCTGGTGCTGGTGGGCGGGGCCGAGATGGCGGCGGGACGGCTCGCGGCAGGGGACCTGGTGGCCGGGCTCACGCTGGCGGCGCTGCTTGCGCCCCGGGTGCGCGAGCTCGGGCGCGTGCACGAGTACTGGCAGGGCGCGCGGGTGGCGCGGGAGCGCCTGGAGGCCTTTCTCGCCCTGCCGGCGCGGGCGCCCGGCCGCGGGCGCGCGCTGCCCGCGGGGGGGGGCCGCGTCCGCTTCGAGGGGGTGCGGGTGGGCACCGCCCTCGCTCCGCTGGAGGCCGACGTGGCGCCGGGGCGCGTGGTGGCGCTGGTCGGGCCCAACGGCGCCGGCAAGAGCACGCTGATCGGCCTGGTGAACGGGATGGCGGCGCCGGATGCGGGGCGGGTCCTGCTGGACGGGGTGGACGTCGCCGAGGTGGCGCCGCGCGCCCTGCGCGCGGCGGTGTCGGTGCTGGCGCCGGATCTGCCGCTGCTGCGGGGGACGGTGCGGCGCAACGTGCTCTACCGCGCGCCGGCGGTTGGGGAAGGGGCCTACCGCCGGCTGGCGGCGCGGGTGGGCCTCGCCGCCGCGGGCCGCGACGGGGCGCGTCGGGTCGGCGAAGGCGGCCGGGGGCTCTCGGCCGGCGAACGCCAGCGCGCGGCGCTGGCGCGCGCGCTCGCCGGAGGCTGCCGCGTGCTGCTCCTGGACGAGCCCGAGGGCGGGCTCGACGCGGAGGGCATCGAGGCGGTGGCGGCGCTCCTGCGCGAGCGCCCGTGCACCGTGCTCCTGGCCACCCACCGGCGCGAGCTCGCGGCGCTCGCCGACGAGGTCTGGCTGCTGGAGGCCGGGCGGGTGGTCGCCCGTGGCCGGCCGGCGGAGGTGCTGGCGGCGGCGGGGCGGTGGACGCCGCGGCCGGTGGTGGCGGGGGCGCAGGGGTGA
- the msrP gene encoding protein-methionine-sulfoxide reductase catalytic subunit MsrP, which yields MLIRRPDPIPASEITDPALFRRRRAFLRYAAGVLGAAAVPAAFAVPGPHGRERLEVAVRGRFSTDEAPTSYASVTGYNNFYEFGVNKRDPARLAGSLRTRPWTVVVEGACERPRTFDIDELLRRFPLEERVYRLRCVEAWSMVIPWVGFPLAALLKAVQPTSEARYVAFETLHDPEQMPGQRRRILDWPYREGLRIDEAVHPLALIAVGLYGEVLPNQNGAPLRLVVPWKYGFKSIKSIVRIRLVPEQPPTTWHMAAPDEYGFYANVNPDVPHPRWSQRRERRIGELRKRPTLPFNGYAEEVAHLYAGMDLRRFY from the coding sequence ATGCTCATCCGCCGCCCCGATCCCATTCCGGCCTCGGAGATCACGGACCCGGCCCTCTTCCGCCGCCGGCGCGCGTTCCTGCGCTATGCGGCCGGGGTGCTGGGGGCCGCGGCGGTGCCGGCGGCCTTCGCCGTCCCCGGCCCGCACGGGCGGGAGCGGCTGGAGGTGGCGGTGCGCGGGCGCTTCTCCACCGACGAGGCCCCCACCTCCTACGCCTCGGTCACCGGCTACAACAACTTCTACGAGTTCGGCGTCAACAAGCGCGATCCCGCTCGTCTCGCCGGCAGCCTGCGTACCCGCCCCTGGACCGTGGTGGTGGAGGGGGCGTGCGAGCGGCCGCGCACCTTCGACATCGACGAGCTCCTGCGCCGCTTCCCGCTGGAGGAGCGGGTCTACCGCCTGCGCTGCGTCGAGGCCTGGTCGATGGTGATCCCGTGGGTGGGCTTCCCGCTGGCGGCGCTGCTCAAGGCGGTGCAGCCCACCTCGGAGGCGCGCTACGTGGCCTTCGAGACCCTCCACGACCCGGAGCAGATGCCGGGACAGCGCCGGCGCATCCTCGACTGGCCCTACCGCGAGGGGCTGCGCATCGACGAGGCGGTCCACCCCCTCGCCCTGATCGCGGTGGGGCTCTACGGCGAGGTGCTGCCGAACCAGAACGGGGCCCCGCTGCGCCTGGTGGTGCCCTGGAAGTACGGCTTCAAGAGCATCAAGTCCATCGTCCGCATCCGGCTCGTTCCCGAGCAGCCGCCGACCACGTGGCACATGGCGGCCCCGGACGAGTACGGCTTCTACGCCAACGTCAACCCGGACGTGCCGCATCCGCGCTGGAGCCAGCGGCGCGAGCGGCGCATCGGCGAGCTGCGCAAGCGCCCGACGCTGCCCTTCAACGGCTATGCCGAGGAGGTGGCGCACCTCTACGCCGGCATGGACCTGAGGCGCTTCTACTGA
- a CDS encoding glycosyltransferase family 4 protein encodes MRIAQVAPLHESVPPKLYGGTERVVSWLTEELVRRGHEVVLYASGDSETGAELRPAGERALRLDPRAIDPLAAHTAMLGRVVREAGEFDVIHFHTDFLHFPLARLLGRPHLTTLHGRLDLPEVAAVFAEFTDIPVVSISDSQRHPVRRANWLATVHHGLPRSLLPFRPHPEGYLAFLGRFTPEKRAEWAIEIARRAGMEIRLAAKIDPLHQAYFDERIRPLLRLPGVEYVGEVDERGKAELLGGAAALLFPIDWPEPFGLVMIEAMACGTPVIALRRGSVPEVMEDGVTGFVVDSLEEATAACARLDEIDRVACRRVFERRFSVERMADDYERLYRRLAGLDTAGRLAV; translated from the coding sequence ATGCGGATCGCACAGGTTGCGCCCCTGCACGAGAGCGTGCCGCCCAAGCTCTACGGCGGCACCGAGCGCGTCGTTTCCTGGCTCACCGAGGAGCTGGTCCGCCGCGGCCACGAGGTGGTCCTCTACGCCAGCGGCGACTCCGAAACCGGCGCCGAGCTGCGCCCCGCCGGCGAGCGGGCCCTGCGCCTCGATCCCCGCGCCATCGATCCCCTCGCCGCGCACACGGCGATGCTGGGACGGGTGGTGCGCGAGGCGGGCGAGTTCGACGTCATCCACTTCCATACCGACTTCCTGCACTTCCCGCTGGCGCGCCTGCTGGGCAGGCCGCACCTGACCACCCTCCACGGACGGCTGGATCTGCCGGAGGTGGCGGCGGTGTTCGCGGAGTTCACCGACATCCCCGTGGTCTCCATCTCCGACAGCCAGCGCCACCCGGTCCGGCGCGCCAACTGGCTCGCCACCGTCCACCACGGCCTGCCGCGCAGCCTCCTGCCCTTCCGGCCGCATCCGGAGGGCTATCTCGCCTTCCTCGGCCGCTTCACCCCCGAGAAGCGCGCCGAGTGGGCGATCGAGATCGCCCGCCGGGCGGGGATGGAGATCCGCCTCGCGGCCAAGATCGACCCCCTGCACCAGGCCTACTTCGACGAGCGTATCCGGCCGCTGCTGCGCCTGCCGGGGGTGGAGTACGTGGGCGAGGTGGACGAGCGCGGCAAGGCCGAACTCCTCGGCGGCGCCGCCGCGCTGCTCTTCCCCATCGACTGGCCGGAGCCCTTCGGCCTGGTGATGATCGAGGCCATGGCCTGCGGCACCCCCGTGATCGCCCTGCGCCGCGGCTCGGTCCCGGAGGTGATGGAGGACGGCGTCACCGGCTTCGTGGTGGACTCGCTGGAAGAGGCCACCGCCGCCTGCGCCCGCCTCGACGAGATCGACCGCGTCGCCTGCCGCAGGGTGTTCGAGCGGCGCTTCTCGGTGGAGCGCATGGCCGACGACTACGAGCGCCTCTACCGGCGCCTGGCCGGCCTCGACACCGCCGGGCGGCTCGCCGTGTGA
- a CDS encoding glycogen debranching N-terminal domain-containing protein — protein sequence MDDLVWLDNDVYVRATSSRVDDRTRTLKHGPSFGVFDRYGDIQPVGTGEQGLYHRDTRHLSRLELLIGDGVRPFLLNSTVTEDNERLVVDLANPDLVEDGRLVLHKGSVHIFRSKLLWEGSCHELMRLRSYAPHPVRLRLTVLVEADFADIFEVRGRDRPRRGEQRPPQRLADGLLLAYRGLDGVERRTRIRAHPAPTRVEDDRLVFELALAPGTVREIELAVGFDQPEERPAPDFAWAAAAAAKAREALRRREVAVFTSNEQFNAWLHRSAADLRMLVTETPHGPYPDAGVPWFATVFGRDGLVTALLTLWANPELARGVLRYLAHHQAQREDPACEAEPGKILHEVRHGEMARLGEVPFARYYGTIDATPLFVVLAGAYHRRTGDLGLVRELWPHVEAAVAWIDRYGDRDGDGFVEYARHNPSGLLHQGWKDSNDAVFHADGRDAPAPIALCEVQGYVYAARREAARLARLLGRSAWATRQEQLADALARRFHDAFWDEALGCYALALDGDKRRCRVRTSNAGQVLFTGIADTRAAARTVETLLGDDLFSGWGVRTVGRREARYNPMSYHNGSIWPHDNALIGIGMARYGHRGGTLAILRGLFEASLYADLHRLPELFCGFARRPGQGPTQYPVACSPQAWAAASVFGLLGACLGLRFEPERPRLCLVRPALPDYLEWLEIRNLRLGEGHVDLLLRRHGDNVTAEVIGKEGDAEVAVIVG from the coding sequence GTGGACGATCTGGTCTGGCTCGACAACGACGTCTACGTGCGCGCCACCTCCTCGCGGGTGGACGATCGCACGCGCACGCTCAAGCACGGCCCGAGCTTCGGCGTCTTCGACCGCTACGGCGACATCCAGCCCGTGGGCACCGGCGAGCAGGGGCTCTACCACCGCGACACGCGCCACCTCTCGCGCCTGGAGCTGCTCATCGGCGACGGCGTCCGCCCCTTCCTGCTCAACTCCACGGTGACCGAGGACAACGAGCGCCTGGTGGTGGACCTCGCCAACCCCGATCTGGTCGAGGACGGGCGGCTCGTCCTGCACAAGGGCTCGGTCCACATCTTCCGCAGCAAGCTCCTGTGGGAGGGGAGCTGCCACGAGCTGATGCGGCTGCGAAGCTACGCCCCCCACCCCGTGCGGCTGCGCCTGACCGTGCTCGTGGAGGCCGACTTCGCCGACATCTTCGAGGTCCGCGGCCGCGACCGTCCGCGCCGGGGCGAGCAGCGCCCGCCGCAGCGCCTCGCCGACGGGTTGCTGCTCGCCTACCGCGGCCTCGACGGCGTCGAGCGCCGCACCCGCATCCGCGCCCACCCGGCGCCGACCCGCGTCGAGGACGACCGCCTGGTCTTCGAGCTGGCGCTCGCGCCGGGGACGGTGCGCGAGATCGAGCTCGCGGTGGGGTTCGACCAGCCCGAGGAGCGGCCGGCGCCGGACTTCGCCTGGGCGGCGGCGGCCGCGGCCAAGGCCCGCGAGGCCCTGCGCCGGCGTGAGGTGGCGGTCTTCACCAGCAACGAGCAGTTCAACGCCTGGCTGCACCGCTCGGCCGCCGACCTGCGCATGCTCGTGACCGAGACCCCGCACGGGCCCTACCCCGACGCCGGCGTGCCCTGGTTCGCCACCGTCTTCGGCCGCGACGGGCTCGTCACCGCGTTGCTGACCCTGTGGGCCAACCCGGAGCTGGCGCGCGGCGTCCTGCGCTACCTCGCCCACCACCAGGCGCAGCGCGAGGACCCGGCCTGCGAGGCCGAGCCCGGCAAGATCCTGCACGAGGTGCGCCACGGCGAGATGGCGCGCCTCGGCGAGGTCCCCTTCGCCCGCTACTACGGCACCATCGACGCCACACCCCTGTTCGTGGTCCTGGCCGGGGCCTATCACCGCCGCACCGGCGACCTCGGCCTGGTGCGCGAACTCTGGCCCCACGTCGAGGCCGCGGTGGCCTGGATCGACCGCTACGGCGACCGCGACGGCGACGGCTTCGTGGAGTACGCCCGCCACAACCCCTCGGGGCTGCTCCACCAGGGCTGGAAGGACTCCAACGACGCCGTCTTCCACGCCGACGGCCGCGACGCCCCCGCCCCCATCGCCCTCTGCGAGGTCCAGGGCTACGTCTACGCCGCGCGCCGGGAGGCGGCGCGGCTCGCCCGCCTGCTCGGGCGCAGCGCCTGGGCGACGCGGCAGGAGCAGCTCGCCGACGCGCTCGCCCGCCGCTTCCACGACGCCTTCTGGGACGAGGCCCTCGGCTGCTACGCCCTCGCCCTCGACGGCGACAAGCGCCGCTGCCGCGTGCGCACCTCCAACGCCGGCCAGGTCCTCTTCACCGGCATCGCCGACACCCGCGCCGCCGCCCGCACCGTGGAGACCCTGCTCGGCGACGACCTCTTCTCGGGCTGGGGCGTGCGCACGGTGGGACGCCGCGAGGCCCGCTACAACCCCATGTCCTACCACAACGGCTCCATCTGGCCGCACGACAACGCCCTCATCGGCATCGGCATGGCCCGCTACGGGCACCGCGGCGGGACGCTGGCGATCCTGCGGGGGCTGTTCGAGGCGAGCCTCTACGCCGACCTCCACCGGCTGCCCGAGCTCTTCTGCGGCTTCGCCCGCCGCCCCGGGCAGGGGCCGACCCAGTACCCGGTGGCCTGCTCGCCGCAGGCCTGGGCCGCGGCCTCCGTCTTCGGCCTCCTCGGCGCCTGCCTCGGGCTGCGCTTCGAGCCCGAGCGGCCGCGCCTGTGCCTGGTGCGCCCGGCGCTGCCCGACTACCTGGAGTGGCTCGAGATCCGCAACCTGCGCCTGGGCGAGGGCCACGTGGACCTGCTGCTGCGCCGCCACGGCGACAACGTCACCGCCGAGGTCATCGGCAAGGAGGGCGACGCCGAGGTGGCGGTGATCGTGGGCTGA
- the purL gene encoding phosphoribosylformylglycinamidine synthase, which yields MLELRGPVALSPFRRDRLLERLRARVPRIRALAAEYRHFVRTARRLDGAEQARLARLLDYGEPPPAVRPEGERLLALPRIGTISPWSTKATEIARNCGLDAVLRIERGTAYFLVTADGAPLAEGEVAALAPLLHDRMTESLLGADEDVEALLFAEAEPGPLARVDVLGRGRAALEEADRALGLALSDDEIDYLVEGFQALGRNPTDAELMMFAQANSEHCRHKIFNARWILDGRPQPHSLFEMIRNTHRASPEGVLSAYRDNAAVLEGWTARRFFPDADGVWREHEEPVHIVAKVETHNHPTAISPFPGAATGAGGEIRDEAATGRGARSKAGLVGFAVSNLRIPGFEQPWEEDFGRPGRIASALEIMLEGPIGAAAFGNEFGRPALTGFFRTYEARVPGPRGPELRGYHKPIMIAGGLGNIRAPHVEKRPLPVDAAIVVLGGPAMLIGLGGGAASSVASGESDEVLDYASVQRGNPEMQRRAQEVIDRCWAMGEANPILAIHDVGAGGLSNAVPELLHGGGRGGRIDLAAVPSDDPGMSPREIWCNEAQERFVLAVPADRVEALAALCVRERCPFAVIGRATADERLVVEDSRSGEVVVDMPLEMLLGKPPRMTRDVRRLSRPKPAFDTAGIDLREAAERVLRLPAVACKSFLVTIGDRSVGGLVARDQMVGPWQVPVADVAVTLSDFHGHAGEAMALGERPPVALLDAAASVRMAVGEALTNIAAADVGDLGRVRLSANWMAAAGHEGEDAALYEAVRTVGMELCPRLGVAIPVGKDSLSMKTVWEAGGERREMTAPLSLVVTAFAPVRDVRRTLTPQLRTDCGDTDLVLVDLGRGRNRLGGSALAQVYRQLGRRAPDLEDPEGLRAFFRAVQELNAEGLLLAYHDRSDGGLFATVCEMAFAGRAGVEVALDDLGDDPVAALFAEELGAVLQVRHCDTDTVLKWFADAGLGRCTHVVGRVVDEPVIRFRRGRRELLAGELGAWLRAWWDTSHRMARLRDDPACADEEYAAATDPQAPGLRPRLTFDPAEDVAAPFVATGARPRVAILREQGVNGQVEMAAAFHAAGFEAVDVHMSDILAGREDLAGFHGLAACGGFSFGDVLGAGQGWAKSILFHPRAREAFAAFFARDDTFTLGVCNGCQMLAALKELIPGAAPWPRFVRNRSEQFEARLSLVEVTDSPSILLAGMAGSRLPVAVAHGEGRADFGAEGPAPAERAGMVALRYVDGHGRIAERYPDNPNGSPGGITGLTTPDGRVTIMMPHPERVFRTVQHAWHPPEWGDEGPWLRLFRNARAWLG from the coding sequence ATGCTGGAGCTCAGAGGGCCGGTCGCCCTTTCCCCCTTCCGCAGAGACCGCCTGCTCGAGCGGCTGCGCGCCCGGGTGCCGCGCATCCGGGCGCTGGCCGCCGAGTACCGCCACTTCGTGCGCACGGCGAGGCGGCTGGATGGCGCGGAGCAGGCGCGCCTTGCGCGCCTGCTCGACTACGGGGAGCCGCCCCCGGCGGTGCGGCCCGAGGGGGAGCGGCTGCTCGCGCTGCCGCGCATCGGCACCATCTCCCCCTGGTCCACCAAGGCCACCGAGATCGCGCGCAACTGCGGCCTCGACGCCGTCCTTCGGATCGAGCGCGGCACGGCCTACTTCCTCGTCACCGCGGACGGCGCTCCGCTTGCCGAGGGGGAGGTGGCGGCGCTCGCGCCGCTTCTGCACGACCGCATGACCGAGAGCCTGCTCGGCGCCGACGAGGACGTCGAGGCGCTGCTCTTCGCCGAGGCCGAGCCGGGACCGCTGGCCCGCGTCGACGTCCTCGGCCGCGGCCGCGCCGCCCTCGAGGAGGCCGACCGCGCCCTGGGGCTTGCCCTCTCCGACGACGAGATCGACTACCTCGTGGAGGGCTTCCAGGCCCTCGGGCGCAACCCCACCGACGCCGAGCTCATGATGTTCGCGCAGGCGAACTCCGAGCACTGCCGCCACAAGATCTTCAACGCGCGCTGGATCCTCGACGGTCGGCCCCAGCCCCACAGCCTCTTCGAGATGATCCGCAACACCCACCGGGCGAGCCCGGAGGGGGTGCTCTCGGCCTACCGGGACAACGCCGCCGTCCTCGAGGGCTGGACCGCGCGGCGCTTCTTCCCCGACGCCGACGGCGTCTGGCGCGAGCACGAGGAGCCCGTGCACATCGTCGCCAAGGTGGAGACCCACAACCACCCCACCGCCATCTCGCCCTTCCCCGGGGCGGCCACCGGGGCCGGCGGCGAGATCCGCGACGAGGCCGCCACCGGGCGCGGGGCCCGTTCCAAGGCGGGGCTGGTGGGCTTCGCCGTCTCCAACCTGCGCATCCCGGGCTTCGAGCAGCCGTGGGAGGAGGACTTCGGCCGTCCCGGACGGATCGCCTCGGCGCTGGAGATCATGCTCGAGGGCCCCATCGGCGCCGCCGCCTTCGGCAACGAGTTCGGGCGTCCCGCCCTCACCGGCTTCTTCCGCACCTACGAGGCCCGCGTGCCGGGACCGCGGGGGCCGGAGCTTCGCGGCTACCACAAGCCCATCATGATCGCCGGCGGCCTCGGCAACATCCGCGCGCCCCACGTGGAGAAGCGCCCGCTGCCGGTGGACGCGGCCATCGTGGTGCTGGGGGGGCCGGCGATGCTGATCGGCCTCGGCGGCGGCGCCGCCTCGTCGGTGGCCAGCGGCGAGAGCGACGAGGTGCTGGACTACGCCTCGGTCCAGCGCGGCAACCCCGAGATGCAGCGCCGCGCCCAGGAGGTCATCGACCGCTGCTGGGCCATGGGCGAGGCCAACCCCATCCTCGCCATCCACGACGTCGGCGCCGGCGGCCTCTCCAACGCGGTCCCGGAGCTGCTGCACGGGGGCGGGCGAGGCGGGCGCATCGACCTCGCCGCGGTGCCCAGCGACGATCCCGGCATGTCGCCGCGGGAGATCTGGTGCAACGAGGCCCAGGAACGCTTCGTCCTCGCCGTGCCCGCCGACCGCGTGGAGGCGCTGGCCGCCCTCTGCGTGCGCGAGCGCTGCCCCTTCGCCGTCATCGGCCGCGCCACCGCCGACGAGCGCCTGGTGGTGGAGGACAGCCGCAGCGGCGAGGTGGTGGTGGACATGCCGCTGGAGATGCTGCTGGGCAAGCCGCCGCGCATGACCCGCGACGTGCGCCGCCTGAGCAGGCCCAAGCCCGCCTTCGACACCGCCGGCATCGACCTGCGCGAGGCCGCCGAGCGCGTCCTGCGCCTGCCCGCGGTGGCCTGCAAGTCCTTCCTCGTCACCATCGGCGACCGCAGCGTCGGCGGGCTGGTGGCGCGCGACCAGATGGTGGGGCCGTGGCAGGTGCCGGTGGCCGACGTCGCGGTCACCCTGTCGGACTTCCACGGCCATGCCGGCGAGGCCATGGCCTTGGGCGAGCGCCCGCCCGTGGCCCTGCTCGATGCCGCGGCCTCGGTGCGCATGGCGGTGGGCGAGGCCCTGACCAACATCGCCGCCGCCGACGTCGGCGACCTCGGCCGCGTGCGGCTGTCGGCCAACTGGATGGCGGCGGCCGGCCACGAGGGCGAGGACGCGGCCCTCTACGAGGCGGTGCGCACGGTGGGGATGGAGCTCTGCCCGCGCCTCGGCGTGGCGATCCCGGTGGGCAAGGACTCCCTCTCCATGAAGACGGTGTGGGAGGCGGGGGGCGAGCGGCGCGAGATGACCGCGCCGCTGTCGCTGGTGGTGACGGCGTTTGCGCCGGTTCGGGACGTGCGGCGCACGCTCACGCCGCAGCTTCGCACCGATTGCGGCGACACCGACCTCGTCCTCGTGGACCTCGGCCGGGGGCGCAACCGCCTGGGCGGTTCGGCGCTGGCGCAGGTCTACCGGCAGCTCGGGCGCCGGGCGCCGGACCTCGAGGACCCCGAGGGGCTGCGCGCCTTCTTCCGCGCGGTGCAGGAGCTCAACGCCGAGGGGCTGCTCCTCGCCTACCACGACCGCAGCGACGGCGGCCTCTTCGCCACCGTGTGCGAGATGGCCTTCGCCGGCCGCGCCGGGGTCGAGGTGGCCCTCGACGATCTCGGCGACGACCCCGTGGCGGCGCTCTTCGCCGAGGAGCTGGGGGCGGTGCTGCAGGTGCGCCACTGCGACACCGACACCGTGCTCAAGTGGTTCGCCGACGCCGGCCTCGGCCGCTGCACCCACGTGGTCGGCCGGGTCGTGGACGAGCCCGTGATCCGCTTCCGCCGCGGCCGGCGGGAGCTCCTGGCGGGCGAGCTCGGCGCGTGGCTCCGGGCGTGGTGGGACACGAGCCACCGCATGGCGCGGCTCCGCGACGACCCGGCCTGCGCCGACGAGGAGTACGCCGCCGCCACCGACCCCCAGGCGCCGGGCCTTCGTCCCCGGCTCACCTTCGATCCCGCCGAGGACGTCGCCGCGCCCTTCGTCGCCACGGGGGCGCGGCCGCGGGTGGCGATCCTGCGCGAGCAGGGGGTCAACGGGCAGGTGGAGATGGCGGCCGCCTTCCACGCCGCGGGCTTCGAGGCCGTGGACGTGCACATGAGCGACATCCTCGCCGGGCGGGAGGACCTCGCGGGGTTCCACGGGCTGGCCGCCTGCGGCGGCTTCTCCTTCGGCGACGTCCTCGGCGCCGGCCAGGGCTGGGCCAAGTCCATCCTCTTCCACCCGCGGGCGCGGGAGGCCTTCGCCGCCTTCTTCGCCCGCGACGACACCTTCACCCTCGGGGTCTGCAACGGCTGCCAGATGCTCGCCGCCCTCAAGGAGCTCATCCCCGGCGCGGCGCCCTGGCCGCGCTTCGTGCGCAACCGCTCCGAGCAGTTCGAGGCGAGGCTGTCGCTGGTGGAGGTCACCGACTCGCCCTCCATCCTCCTCGCCGGCATGGCGGGGTCGCGCCTGCCCGTGGCGGTGGCCCACGGCGAGGGCCGCGCCGACTTCGGCGCCGAGGGGCCTGCGCCCGCCGAGCGGGCAGGGATGGTCGCCCTGCGCTACGTGGACGGCCACGGCCGCATCGCCGAGCGCTACCCCGACAACCCCAACGGCTCGCCCGGGGGCATCACCGGCCTGACCACGCCCGACGGGCGGGTCACCATCATGATGCCGCATCCGGAGCGCGTCTTCCGCACCGTGCAGCACGCCTGGCACCCGCCCGAGTGGGGCGACGAGGGGCCGTGGCTGCGGCTCTTCCGCAACGCCCGCGCCTGGCTCGGCTGA
- a CDS encoding fumarylacetoacetate hydrolase family protein, producing the protein MRIIRFRDPQGRIRYGEPAGEGRARVLAGEAPWALEPTGEEAEVARVLAPLAPVNIFGIGLNYRDHAAETGMPAPENPVLFMKPTTTVIGPGDAILLPAACEHGPEVDYEVELAVVIGRAARDVPAERALEHVLGYTVANDVSARRWQKHGGAGQWVRGKSFDTFCPLGPVLVTADELGDPQRLRLRTVRNGETLQDGSTADMIFGVRELVAFLSRDTTLLPGTVILTGTPAGVGFTRTPPIFLAPGDEITVEVEGIGALSNPVVAAGGG; encoded by the coding sequence ATGAGGATCATCCGTTTCCGCGACCCTCAGGGGCGGATCCGTTACGGCGAGCCGGCGGGCGAGGGCCGGGCCCGGGTGCTCGCCGGCGAGGCGCCCTGGGCGCTCGAGCCCACCGGCGAGGAGGCGGAGGTGGCGCGGGTCCTGGCGCCCCTCGCCCCCGTCAACATCTTTGGCATCGGCCTCAACTATCGCGACCATGCCGCCGAGACCGGGATGCCGGCGCCGGAGAACCCCGTCCTCTTCATGAAGCCCACCACCACCGTGATCGGTCCGGGCGATGCCATCCTCCTCCCGGCCGCCTGCGAGCACGGCCCCGAGGTGGACTACGAGGTGGAGCTTGCGGTGGTGATCGGGCGCGCGGCGCGCGACGTCCCCGCCGAGCGCGCGCTCGAGCACGTCCTCGGCTACACCGTGGCCAACGACGTCTCGGCGCGGCGCTGGCAGAAGCACGGCGGAGCCGGCCAGTGGGTGCGGGGCAAGAGCTTCGACACCTTCTGCCCGCTGGGCCCGGTGCTGGTGACGGCGGACGAGCTCGGCGACCCGCAGCGGCTGCGCCTGCGCACGGTGCGAAACGGCGAGACGCTCCAGGACGGCAGCACCGCGGACATGATCTTCGGTGTGCGCGAGCTCGTCGCCTTCCTCAGCCGCGACACCACGCTGCTGCCCGGCACCGTGATCCTCACCGGCACCCCGGCCGGGGTCGGCTTCACCCGCACGCCTCCCATCTTCCTCGCCCCCGGCGACGAGATCACGGTGGAGGTGGAGGGGATCGGGGCGCTGAGCAACCCGGTGGTCGCCGCGGGCGGCGGCTGA